A window of the Dissulfuribacter thermophilus genome harbors these coding sequences:
- a CDS encoding FmdB family zinc ribbon protein, which translates to MPIYEFVCNNCKKTFEKFVMSHRDIREISCPKCGSNEVQKLLSNFSCGCGSSSFGTLGAGCGNTSSTRFG; encoded by the coding sequence ATGCCCATATATGAATTTGTGTGTAATAATTGTAAAAAAACCTTTGAAAAATTTGTAATGTCTCACAGAGACATAAGAGAAATCAGTTGTCCAAAATGTGGCTCTAACGAGGTCCAAAAGCTCCTCTCCAACTTCAGCTGCGGCTGTGGATCCAGTTCTTTTGGAACCCTCGGAGCAGGATGTGGTAATACCTCATCCACACGTTTTGGGTGA
- the hpt gene encoding hypoxanthine phosphoribosyltransferase yields MSETRDELIEIISKDEIDNKIKALADQINRDYSGQELILIGILKGAFIFLADLARALNMPVKIDFVRLSSYGSGTDSSGRITFSKDIELDIGGKHVLVVEDIVDTGYTLKYLKDVLALKGPLSVKVCCLIDKRERRKVEVDVDYVGFDVPRGFLVGYGLDYNEQYRNLPGIFHLNPSYEPKAYTPSDR; encoded by the coding sequence ATGTCTGAGACGCGAGATGAACTCATAGAGATAATCTCGAAGGATGAGATTGACAATAAAATTAAGGCGTTAGCCGATCAAATAAATCGTGATTACAGTGGGCAAGAACTCATTTTGATAGGCATTTTGAAAGGGGCCTTTATTTTCCTGGCTGATCTTGCCAGAGCCCTAAATATGCCTGTAAAGATCGATTTCGTGAGGCTTTCGAGCTATGGGAGCGGTACGGATTCATCGGGCAGGATTACCTTTTCTAAGGACATAGAGCTTGATATCGGAGGCAAACACGTCCTTGTGGTAGAGGATATCGTGGATACAGGATACACCTTAAAATATTTAAAGGACGTCCTCGCACTCAAGGGGCCTTTGTCAGTAAAGGTATGCTGCCTCATAGATAAAAGGGAGAGGCGGAAGGTGGAGGTTGACGTTGACTATGTGGGATTTGATGTCCCAAGGGGCTTTCTGGTCGGATACGGTCTAGACTACAATGAACAATATAGAAATCTTCCAGGAATCTTTCACCTAAATCCATCTTATGAGCCCAAGGCATACACACCATCCGATAGATAA
- a CDS encoding ABC transporter ATP-binding protein has product MLQIEDLWVEVQGKEVLKGINLHIGKGETHCLFGKNGSGKTTLLMTIMGFSGYKVRHGKIIFKGVDITHLPINERAKLGIGISFQRPPTLRGVKLKDLLQICGDDKGLGRRLAVSYGFDHFLDRDVNLGFSGGEIKKSELLQLLTQNPDLTLLDEPESGVDMENLDVIGNMIGKLLQKDIHKGREKSGLIITHTGFILNYVTADKGHVMLNGQIYCQGNPVEIFQGIQKYGYQECIKCMQCNV; this is encoded by the coding sequence ATGCTTCAAATAGAAGATCTTTGGGTAGAGGTTCAGGGCAAAGAGGTACTAAAAGGCATCAATTTGCACATAGGCAAGGGAGAAACCCATTGTCTTTTTGGCAAAAATGGTTCAGGGAAAACCACCCTCCTAATGACCATCATGGGTTTTTCTGGTTACAAGGTACGCCACGGGAAAATCATATTTAAGGGGGTAGACATCACCCATCTTCCCATAAATGAAAGGGCAAAATTGGGAATTGGAATCTCATTTCAGCGCCCCCCCACATTAAGGGGCGTAAAACTCAAAGACCTCCTTCAAATCTGCGGTGATGACAAGGGCCTTGGAAGAAGGCTAGCTGTTTCATACGGATTTGATCACTTCCTCGACAGAGATGTCAATCTTGGCTTTTCAGGTGGAGAGATAAAAAAATCAGAACTCCTGCAACTCCTTACCCAAAACCCTGACCTCACACTGTTGGATGAACCAGAGTCTGGGGTGGATATGGAAAATCTAGACGTAATTGGAAATATGATTGGAAAACTCCTCCAAAAAGACATTCACAAGGGGAGAGAAAAATCTGGGCTCATCATCACCCACACTGGATTCATCTTGAACTATGTTACCGCAGATAAAGGGCATGTAATGTTGAATGGCCAAATATATTGCCAGGGAAACCCAGTAGAGATATTCCAGGGAATTCAAAAATACGGATATCAAGAGTGCATTAAGTGCATGCAATGTAATGTATAA